The Prochlorococcus marinus str. MIT 9301 genome segment AGTAATGAAGATGTAAGAGAATGTAAGCAAAGGATGAATACTTTTGCTTATATAGGTTCTATAAGGGATAAGCCAATAGTTAAATGCGTTTATCAGACTGATGTAAATGAAAATAAATTTATAATTAAGGGTGATGGACAAGCTGAAGACGGCGGTGTAGGTATTAATAAAGAAGCAATTCAGTTTTGATCGATATTATAAATACCTCAAAGGGCTTTCTAAACTAGCAAATTGTGGAAGAATGTTTTTCTTAAATACTTCTGATGCTCTTGATGTATATCTTGACGGATTAGTAATTAATTTAAGTTCTCTTTTTACCTCTAAATCAGCAACGAATGCTTTGTGGATTGTTCCAGCCGATAATTCTCTTTCAATAGAAACAACAGGCAAAAAGGAAGCTCCCAAACCTGATTGAACTGCATTCTTGATTGCTTCAAGAGAGTTAAGTTCCATCTCAATTTTTAATCTTTGAATATCAAGCCCAGAATCTTGGAGAAGTTTGTCAACAACTTTTCTCGTTGTAGATTGTGAGTCTAAAGTTACAAAATTTAATTTGTATAAGTCTTCTTTTAGAAGCTCTTTTTTAGTCGAAAGTTGATGTTTAGATGGTAAAACTAATGCCAATTCATCAGTGGCATATGGAATTACTTGTAGCAAATTTTCCAAATCTCCAGGTAATTGTCCGCCAATAATGGCTAAGTCAATTTGTCCATTGGCCACACTCCAACCAGTTCTTCTTGTACTGTGAACTTGAAGTTGAACTGATACATCAGGGTATTTTTGTCTGAATAGTCCTATCATTCTCGGCATTAAATAGGTACCCGTTGTTTGGCTCGCTCCAATGACAAGAGTTCCACCTTTTAAGCTATTTAAATCTTCAATAGCTTTGCAAGCTTCGTCGCATTGATTCAAAATTCGTTCACAATATTCAAGCAATAGTCTCCCTGCTTCAGTCAAAAGAGCCTTCCTACCACCTCTGTCGAAAATTGTGATTTCAAGTTGTTTTTCTAAATTTTGTATTTGTAAACTTACGGCAGGTTGGGTTACATATAAGATATCTGCAGCTTTTTTAAAACTTCCTTGAGCTGCTATAGCTTTTAATATTCTTAATTGGTCGAGTGTAAATGGTAATTCTGGCATCTATTATGCCTACAATTTCTTATAATTCTAATGCTTAGGAGCATTCTTGTTAAGAACAAAATTTATTTGAACAATTTAATTTAATGGAGACTCATAAAACTTCGCTGATCATCCTAATTTTGATTTTGATTTTTGCGGTTATTCATAGTGGGGGAGCTGCTTTAAGAATCAAAGCAGAATCTATTATGGGTCCAAGATTATGGCGGTTATGTTTTGTTTTTTTAAGTTTGCCATCTGCAATTATCTTGATTAGTTATTTTTTAGCTCATAGATATGACGGAATCAGATTATGGAATTTTCAGGGCAATAATTATGTTTTTATGGTCGTTTGGTTCTTAACAGCGATTAGTTTTTTATTTTTATATCCCGCTACTTACAATTTGCTAGAAATTCCTTCCGTTTTAAAACCTAAAGTACGAATTTATGGGACTGGGATAATGCGAATCACAAGACATCCACAAGCATTTGGTCAGATAATTTGGTGTTTTGCTCATACTTTATGGATTGGTACATCATTCACATTAGTAACTTCTATTGGCTTAGTTTTGCATCACCTTTTTGCAATCTGGCATGGCGACAAGAGATTAGCAAATAGATTTGGAGAAGAATTTGAAAAATTTAAAAAAAATACTTCCATAATTCCTTTCTTGGCGATAATTGAGGGGAGGCAAGAATTTAAGATTAAAGAATTTTTTAGGTTATCTCAAGTTGGAATATTAATTGCAATAAGTGTACTTTGGTGGTCTCATCAATATATAAATATTGCTGTTAAAACATTTAATTCATCATTTTTGTCTGAATTTTTCAATTGACAGTTTAAAATCAATGTATAAATCCTTTAAAAAATGCCACAAGCTTCAGAAATTGCCTGGTTAATTCCCGTTTTCCCACTTATTGGAGCAGTGCTTTCTGGCTTAGGACTAATAAGCATCAACAAGAAAATTAATAATTCAAGAGAAATTGTTTCTGTAGGTCTGATTTCTTTCGTTGGAATTTCTGCAGTAATTAGTTATAAAGCTTTAATTGAACAAGTTAATGGTTATCAATCAGTAGAAAAATTATTTGTATGGGCCAATGCAGGCGATTTCACAATTCCAATGGGATTTGTCCTCGATCCTTTGGGGAGTGTAATGCTTGCTTTAGTAACTACAATAACTTTGCTGGTAATGATTTACTCTCATGGTTACATGGCTCATGACAAAGGATATGTCAGATTTTTTACATATTTAGCATTATTTAGCAGTTCAATGATGGGATTAATAGTTAGTCCGAATTTATTAGAAATTTATGTTTTTTGGGAATTAGTTGGGATGTGTTCTTATTTATTAGTTGGTTTTTGGTATGACAGGGATGGCGCTGCACACGCTGCACAAAAAGCATTTGTTGTTAATAGAGTGGGAGATTTTGGTTTACTACTAGGAATTCTTGGCCTATTTTGGGCAACAAATAGTTTTGATTTTAACGAAATAGCTACTGGAATTTCTCAATCGATATCTGACCATTCGATACCCATTTGGGCTGCTTTATTACTTTGTTTTTTAGTTTTTCTAGGGCCAATGGCTAAATCTGCTCAGTTTCCTCTTCATGTGTGGTTACCTGACGCAATGGAAGGTCCTACGCCAATTTCTGCACTTATCCATGCTGCAACAATGGTTGCAGCAGGAATCTTTCTTGTAGCAAGACTTCAACCTTTGTATTCAATATTCCCCTCTATTCAGTTCATTATTGCTTTAGTTGGTACCATTACTTGTTTTTTAGGAGCCTCTATAGCTTTGACTCAAATGGATTTAAAA includes the following:
- a CDS encoding LysR family transcriptional regulator, which translates into the protein MPELPFTLDQLRILKAIAAQGSFKKAADILYVTQPAVSLQIQNLEKQLEITIFDRGGRKALLTEAGRLLLEYCERILNQCDEACKAIEDLNSLKGGTLVIGASQTTGTYLMPRMIGLFRQKYPDVSVQLQVHSTRRTGWSVANGQIDLAIIGGQLPGDLENLLQVIPYATDELALVLPSKHQLSTKKELLKEDLYKLNFVTLDSQSTTRKVVDKLLQDSGLDIQRLKIEMELNSLEAIKNAVQSGLGASFLPVVSIERELSAGTIHKAFVADLEVKRELKLITNPSRYTSRASEVFKKNILPQFASLESPLRYL
- a CDS encoding NnrU family protein, with protein sequence METHKTSLIILILILIFAVIHSGGAALRIKAESIMGPRLWRLCFVFLSLPSAIILISYFLAHRYDGIRLWNFQGNNYVFMVVWFLTAISFLFLYPATYNLLEIPSVLKPKVRIYGTGIMRITRHPQAFGQIIWCFAHTLWIGTSFTLVTSIGLVLHHLFAIWHGDKRLANRFGEEFEKFKKNTSIIPFLAIIEGRQEFKIKEFFRLSQVGILIAISVLWWSHQYINIAVKTFNSSFLSEFFN